The Pecten maximus chromosome 11, xPecMax1.1, whole genome shotgun sequence genome has a segment encoding these proteins:
- the LOC117338589 gene encoding uncharacterized protein K02A2.6-like, with amino-acid sequence MVSESKNIVDASSTGLGAPLIQDGQPIAYVSRALTETQQRYAQIETETLAIVFGCTKYHQFIFGREVTVESDHKPLQAIFRKPLNRALPRLQRLLLTLQKYTLNVVYKPGRTMYLADALSRSYLKETRENLVPDIDIEVNQIVSYLPISPEKYQEFKRETSKDEALSQLREIIINGWPENKHEIPETVHHYWPFRDELSCIDGLLFKSHTIIVPKTLRREMLKTIHSSHLGIVKCKSRARELLYWPGMSSEIEDTVSKCSTCATNSRKNSKEPLLMTENLNRPWSVISADIFEFQGHNYLVTIGHYSKWPELSKLDNMSSKNTMLYLKSQMSRYGIPDKLITDSGPQFANEEFKKFSKTYGFEHTTSSPRYPQANGQAEKTVQTVKNILKKSEDPYKGLLAYRNTVIEDLGLSPAQMFFGRRLKTDIPTTAPLLSSDKIPTSDVKMRLKIRKEKAKMYYDLRSYIVETRKRKEIQEEPKGYQTNTCVVS; translated from the coding sequence atggtgtcagaatcCAAGAACATCGTTGATGCTAGTTCTACAGGACTTGGAGCACCATTGATCCAAGATGGACAGCCGATTGCCTATGTCTCGCGTGCGTTAACAGAAACACAACAGAGGTACGCGCAAATAGAAACAGAAACATTGGCAATAGTATTTGGATGTACGAAATATCACCAATTTATATTTGGTCGAGAGGTCACAGTCGAATCGGATCACAAACCGTTACAAGCGATATTCCGAAAACCACTCAACCGTGCTCTACCAAGACTACAGAGACTGTTGTTGACTTTACAGAAATATACTCTGAATGTTGTGTATAAGCCAGGAAGGACCATGTATCTTGCCGATGCATTGAGTCGGAGCTACCTAAAGGAGACCAGAGAGAACCTTGTTCCAGATATTGATATTGAAGTAAACCAGATTGTGTCATACTTACCAATTTCACCAGAGAAATATCAAGAGTTCAAACGCGAGACCTCAAAAGATGAAGCATTGTCACAGCTCAGAGAAATTATCATCAATGGATGGCCAGAGAACAAACATGAAATACCAGAGACAGTTCATCATTATTGGCCATTCAGAGACGAGCTATCATGTATAGATGGCCTACTCTTCAAGAGCCATACTATCATTGTTCCCAAAACATTACGTCGTGAAATGCTCAAAACAATCCATAGTTCACACCTTGGAATCGTAAAATGCAAATCGAGGGCACGTGAACTACTGTACTGGCCAGGGATGAGTTCTGAAATAGAGGACACAGTGTCAAAATGTTCAACATGTGCCACTAACTCTAGAAAAAATTCAAAGGAGCCATTATTAATGACGGAAAATCTGAACAGGCCATGGTCTGTTATTTCCGCTGACATATTTGAATTTCAAGGACATAACTATTTGGTCACGATTGGCCATTATTCAAAGTGGCCGGAGTTGTCCAAATTAGACAATATGAGTAGCAAGAACACTATGTTATATCTCAAAAGCCAAATGTCGAGATATGGCATCCCTGACAAGCTCATTACAGACAGCGGTCCACAGTTTGCTAATGAGGAGTTCAAGAAATTCTCAAAGACATATGGATTCGAACATACAACATCAAGTCCCAGATATCCGCAGGCGAACGGACAAGCTGAAAAAACTGTGCAGACAGTGAAAAACATATTAAAGAAATCTGAGGATCCATATAAAGGCTTGTTAGCTTATAGAAACACAGTCATTGAAGATCTAGGACTTTCACCAGCTCAAATGTTTTTTGGTCGAAGATTAAAAACAGATATACCAACAACAGCTCCACTGTTGTCATCTGATAAAATTCCAACATCTGATGTCAAGATGAGACTGAAAATCAGAAAGGAAAAAGCCAAAATGTACTATGATCTAAGATCTTACATTGTCGAAACTAGAAAAAGGAAAGAAATACAGGAGGAACCGAAAGGATATCAAACCAACACGTGCGTCGTTTCCTGA